A stretch of Heliomicrobium undosum DNA encodes these proteins:
- a CDS encoding methyl-accepting chemotaxis protein, which produces MSKLESLSSTAELFQALSPLDCCVMVTDANGIILRLVQAKSFTLKSEVGAKVPDRGSVGECIRTQRAVLKTLPKDLYGVSIKAISMPIMDDGHFVGVIGTATSLVAQETLSESAQLIASTSEQISASTQEVAATAGMLATKLAELQNTGHQVIAEVKKTDDILRFVSDVATNSNLLGLNAAIEAARAGENGRGFAVVAEEIRKMAENSSKAVKDISDILKTIQQKVTGVVQVLGETASLGERQAAATEEISASMQQLSASAENIQNIAEII; this is translated from the coding sequence ATGTCAAAACTGGAGAGCCTATCTTCCACTGCCGAATTGTTTCAGGCGTTGTCCCCGCTGGACTGCTGTGTCATGGTCACCGACGCTAACGGGATTATTCTCCGGCTGGTCCAGGCAAAATCATTTACATTGAAAAGTGAAGTGGGTGCCAAAGTACCTGACAGAGGTTCTGTCGGCGAATGCATCCGCACTCAACGGGCGGTGCTAAAAACGCTGCCCAAAGACTTATACGGTGTCTCCATTAAAGCCATCAGCATGCCGATCATGGATGACGGTCATTTTGTCGGCGTCATCGGAACGGCGACCAGCCTCGTGGCTCAGGAAACCCTGTCCGAGTCGGCCCAACTGATCGCCTCCACATCAGAACAGATCTCGGCGAGTACCCAGGAAGTGGCCGCCACCGCCGGCATGTTGGCGACCAAACTGGCAGAGTTGCAAAACACGGGGCACCAGGTCATCGCAGAAGTGAAGAAGACCGATGACATCCTGCGTTTCGTCAGCGATGTAGCCACCAACTCCAACCTGCTCGGACTCAACGCCGCCATCGAAGCGGCCCGCGCCGGAGAAAACGGCCGCGGATTCGCCGTCGTTGCCGAAGAGATCCGCAAGATGGCCGAAAACAGCAGTAAAGCCGTCAAGGATATCAGCGACATCCTAAAAACGATCCAACAGAAAGTCACCGGTGTGGTCCAGGTGCTCGGTGAAACGGCTTCACTGGGTGAACGACAAGCCGCGGCCACCGAGGAGATTTCGGCGTCAATGCAACAACTCTCCGCCTCCGCTGAGAACATCCAGAACATCGCCGAGATTATCTAG
- a CDS encoding HD-GYP domain-containing protein — MAQKLSSKYNRGDTLKYNIVTANGKMLLPEGIVLTNYFYNQLLMWEAEGIELYERENSKDYEHQFQALKQKATENLLFTEAVLGLKALMSDIMQQKHQPDQADRLARALVNAVRQHPERALRLPRSCRDEDLVYYHSVSVCLISMLIGLDLEYDNESLCALALGALLHDLGKLYIRPEILLKRGELSQAEREEIKEHPILGYEALRKFEIPETVLQCALQHHEKCDGAGYPFALKYAQLELDARIVAVADVYTALTASRPHRQEYDYLDAIEIIHADFRFGLDRQLLDTLYCVVLKQLANATVELSNGYTGYIVQIDERDVYHPMVLVLEKGGAKVASPFIFDLKEHRGVAIDRIMPGKKAGSLSR, encoded by the coding sequence ATGGCGCAGAAATTGTCCAGTAAATACAACAGGGGAGATACACTCAAGTACAACATCGTCACTGCCAACGGAAAGATGCTGTTGCCTGAGGGAATTGTTCTGACAAACTATTTTTACAATCAACTGCTGATGTGGGAAGCAGAAGGCATCGAACTGTATGAAAGAGAAAACAGCAAAGATTATGAGCACCAGTTCCAGGCGTTGAAACAAAAGGCCACGGAAAACCTGTTGTTTACGGAAGCTGTTCTTGGGCTAAAAGCGCTGATGTCCGACATCATGCAACAGAAGCACCAACCCGATCAGGCGGATCGGTTGGCGCGCGCGCTCGTCAACGCCGTTAGACAACATCCGGAACGGGCATTGCGGTTGCCCCGGTCCTGTCGGGATGAAGACTTGGTCTACTATCATTCGGTCAGCGTCTGCCTGATCAGCATGCTGATCGGCCTTGACCTGGAATATGACAATGAAAGCTTATGCGCGCTGGCTCTGGGCGCATTGCTGCACGATTTGGGAAAATTGTATATCCGGCCGGAGATCCTATTGAAGCGAGGCGAGTTGTCACAAGCAGAAAGGGAGGAAATCAAGGAGCACCCCATCTTAGGCTATGAGGCGCTCCGAAAGTTCGAAATCCCTGAAACGGTGTTGCAGTGCGCGTTGCAACACCATGAAAAGTGCGACGGCGCCGGTTATCCCTTTGCCTTAAAGTATGCCCAACTGGAGTTGGACGCCAGGATTGTCGCCGTGGCCGACGTCTATACAGCCTTGACGGCCTCTCGCCCCCACCGTCAAGAGTATGACTATCTGGACGCCATTGAGATCATCCATGCCGACTTCCGGTTCGGTTTAGACAGACAACTGCTGGACACCTTGTATTGTGTGGTGCTGAAGCAACTGGCCAACGCCACCGTTGAATTGAGCAACGGATACACCGGTTATATCGTCCAGATCGATGAGAGGGACGTCTATCATCCCATGGTACTGGTTCTTGAAAAAGGGGGGGCGAAAGTGGCAAGCCCCTTTATTTTTGACTTGAAAGAACATCGGGGCGTGGCGATCGACCGGATCATGCCGGGAAAAAAAGCAGGCAGCCTGTCTAGATAA
- a CDS encoding ABC transporter ATP-binding protein codes for MLTVKDLHVYYGAIHALKGISLEVQQGEIVTLIGANGAGKTTTLHTLSGLIKPKSGEIRFQDQDIAGKAAQKIVAMGMSQVPEGRRIFANMSVLENLELGAFLRKDKDGIKEDMEKVFTRFPRLKERTSQLAGTLSGGEQQMLAMGRALMSRPKLMLLDEPSMGLAPLLVQEIFAIIKEINKTGTTILLVEQNAHMALSIAHKAYVLETGKIVLSGPAKELAESEEVKKAYLGG; via the coding sequence ATGCTCACGGTTAAAGACCTGCACGTATACTACGGGGCCATCCACGCCCTCAAAGGCATCTCCCTGGAGGTCCAGCAGGGCGAAATCGTCACCCTCATCGGCGCCAACGGCGCCGGCAAGACGACAACCCTGCACACCCTGTCCGGCCTGATCAAGCCCAAATCGGGCGAGATCCGTTTCCAGGACCAGGACATTGCCGGCAAGGCTGCCCAGAAGATCGTCGCCATGGGCATGTCCCAGGTCCCGGAAGGCCGCCGCATCTTCGCCAACATGTCCGTCCTGGAGAACCTGGAACTCGGCGCCTTCCTCCGCAAGGACAAGGACGGCATCAAAGAGGACATGGAAAAGGTCTTCACCCGCTTTCCACGCCTGAAGGAACGGACGAGCCAGCTCGCCGGCACCCTCTCCGGCGGCGAACAGCAGATGCTGGCCATGGGCCGCGCCCTCATGTCCCGTCCCAAACTGATGCTCCTCGACGAGCCCTCCATGGGCCTGGCGCCGCTCCTCGTCCAGGAGATCTTCGCCATCATCAAGGAGATCAACAAAACCGGCACCACCATCCTGCTCGTCGAGCAGAACGCCCACATGGCCCTCTCCATCGCCCATAAAGCATATGTCCTGGAGACCGGCAAGATCGTCCTCTCCGGTCCGGCAAAAGAACTGGCGGAGAGTGAAGAGGTGAAGAAGGCCTATTTGGGCGGGTAA
- a CDS encoding ABC transporter ATP-binding protein, with product MILLSVNHLSKTFGGLKAVSDVNMELKIGELVGLIGPNGAGKTTLFNLLTGVYKPTDGDIALRRETIVGLKPYQINQKGIARTFQNIRLFSNLSVMDNVKIAYHQHRSYNMFSAILRLPSYFKGEEEMDKKAESLLEIFKLGHKKYELAKNLPYGEQRRLEIARALAAQPQLLLLDEPAAGMNPQETAELMEMIRWVRKEFDLTILLIEHDMSLVMGICERIYVLDYGQIIAEGTPEQIKSNPKVIEAYLGEDVSHAHG from the coding sequence ATGATACTGCTGTCGGTTAATCACCTGAGCAAAACCTTCGGCGGCTTGAAGGCCGTCTCCGACGTCAACATGGAACTGAAGATCGGCGAACTGGTCGGCCTCATCGGACCGAACGGCGCCGGCAAGACGACCCTCTTCAACCTGCTGACAGGCGTCTACAAACCGACAGACGGCGACATCGCCCTGCGCCGGGAGACGATCGTCGGCTTGAAACCCTACCAGATCAACCAGAAGGGAATCGCCCGGACCTTCCAGAACATCCGCCTCTTCTCGAACCTTTCGGTGATGGACAACGTCAAGATCGCCTACCACCAGCACCGCAGCTACAACATGTTCAGCGCCATCCTTCGTCTTCCTTCCTACTTTAAAGGGGAAGAGGAGATGGACAAGAAGGCGGAGAGCCTGTTGGAGATCTTCAAGCTCGGCCACAAAAAATACGAACTGGCCAAAAACCTCCCTTACGGCGAACAGCGCCGCCTCGAGATCGCCCGCGCCTTGGCCGCTCAGCCGCAACTGCTACTCCTCGACGAGCCTGCGGCCGGCATGAACCCCCAGGAGACGGCCGAACTGATGGAGATGATCCGCTGGGTCCGCAAGGAGTTCGACCTCACGATTTTGCTGATCGAGCACGACATGTCCCTCGTCATGGGCATCTGCGAGCGCATCTATGTCCTCGACTACGGCCAGATCATCGCCGAGGGGACGCCGGAGCAGATCAAGTCGAACCCGAAGGTGATCGAAGCTTATCTCGGAGAGGATGTGTCCCATGCTCACGGTTAA
- a CDS encoding branched-chain amino acid ABC transporter permease — protein sequence MLLLFFGLVSFGLEEGFIDDYYKLNLFLICINIILATSLNIINGMTGQFSIGHAGFMAIGAYGSAIMTMKLGYPFPVGILVGALAAAIVGVLVGMPTLRLKGDYLAIATLGFGEIIRVIILNIEYVGGAAGLNGISQYTSWEWIFFLTVATVLIIKNFMTSTHGRACIAIRENEIAAETMGIDITRYKVIAFTMGAFFAGIAGSLHAHYFYTIQPTTFGFMKSFDILVFVVLGGLGSLTGSVISAIGLTILSAFLQEYAELRMVIYSLLLVIVMLVRPQGLMGTAEFSFAGMRRLYERLTGKGRGTGNDTAVG from the coding sequence ATGCTGCTCCTCTTCTTCGGCTTGGTCAGCTTCGGCCTCGAAGAAGGCTTCATCGACGACTATTATAAGTTGAACCTCTTTTTGATCTGCATCAACATCATCCTGGCCACGTCCTTGAACATCATCAACGGCATGACGGGCCAGTTCTCCATCGGCCACGCCGGCTTCATGGCCATCGGCGCCTACGGTTCGGCGATCATGACGATGAAGCTCGGCTATCCTTTCCCTGTCGGGATCCTCGTAGGCGCTCTGGCGGCCGCCATCGTCGGCGTCCTCGTCGGCATGCCCACGCTGCGCCTCAAAGGCGACTACCTTGCCATCGCCACCCTCGGCTTCGGCGAGATCATCCGCGTCATCATCTTAAACATCGAGTATGTTGGCGGCGCCGCCGGTTTGAACGGCATCTCTCAGTACACGAGTTGGGAATGGATCTTCTTCCTCACCGTCGCCACGGTGCTGATCATCAAGAACTTCATGACCTCCACCCATGGCCGGGCCTGCATCGCCATCCGTGAGAACGAGATCGCCGCAGAGACGATGGGCATCGACATCACCCGCTACAAGGTCATCGCCTTCACCATGGGCGCTTTTTTCGCCGGCATTGCCGGTTCCCTCCATGCCCACTACTTTTACACCATTCAGCCGACCACCTTCGGCTTCATGAAATCCTTCGACATCCTCGTCTTCGTCGTCCTTGGCGGCCTGGGCTCCCTGACCGGTTCGGTCATCTCGGCCATCGGCCTGACCATCCTGTCGGCCTTCTTGCAGGAGTATGCCGAACTGCGCATGGTCATCTACTCGCTTCTGCTTGTCATCGTCATGCTCGTCCGTCCCCAGGGCCTTATGGGCACGGCCGAATTCAGCTTCGCCGGCATGCGCCGATTGTATGAGCGGCTGACCGGCAAAGGAAGGGGGACTGGCAATGATACTGCTGTCGGTTAA
- a CDS encoding branched-chain amino acid ABC transporter permease, whose translation MEVFIQQLINGLSLGSIYALIALGYTMVYGIIRLINFAHGDVYMVGAYVGFYATTQGWGFLPSLVISMVVCAILGVVIERLAYKPLRGAPKIAVLITAIGVSFFLENGGVLAVGAKIRTFPNVFQEVQYHFFNGSVVITNRQIVIMVVTVLLMLLLQYIVHYTKTGKAMRAVSHDTQAAMLMGINVDNTISATFAIGSSLAAAAGVLVGIYYNAINPYMGIMPGLKAFVAAVVGGIGVIPGAFVGGLSLGVIEALVSGYGQSLYRDAVAFALLIIILIVKPSGLFGSNVREKV comes from the coding sequence GTGGAAGTATTTATTCAACAACTTATCAACGGCCTCTCCCTGGGTAGCATTTATGCTCTCATCGCGCTGGGGTACACGATGGTGTATGGCATCATCCGATTGATCAACTTCGCCCACGGTGATGTGTACATGGTCGGAGCGTATGTAGGGTTTTATGCGACGACCCAGGGATGGGGATTCCTTCCGTCGCTTGTTATTTCGATGGTTGTCTGCGCGATCCTGGGGGTCGTCATCGAACGGCTCGCTTATAAACCCTTGCGTGGGGCGCCGAAGATCGCCGTCCTGATCACCGCCATCGGGGTGTCCTTCTTCCTCGAAAACGGCGGTGTTCTGGCCGTCGGCGCGAAAATTCGCACTTTCCCCAACGTCTTCCAAGAGGTGCAGTACCACTTCTTCAACGGCAGCGTCGTCATCACCAACCGGCAGATCGTCATCATGGTCGTCACAGTGTTGCTGATGCTGTTGCTCCAGTACATCGTCCACTACACCAAGACCGGCAAAGCGATGCGGGCCGTCTCCCACGACACCCAGGCGGCCATGCTGATGGGCATTAACGTCGACAACACCATCTCCGCCACCTTTGCCATCGGGTCGTCGTTGGCCGCGGCAGCGGGCGTACTGGTGGGGATTTACTATAACGCCATCAACCCCTACATGGGCATCATGCCTGGCTTGAAAGCCTTCGTCGCGGCCGTCGTCGGCGGCATCGGCGTCATCCCTGGGGCCTTCGTGGGCGGACTGTCCCTCGGCGTTATCGAGGCCCTCGTCAGCGGATACGGCCAGTCCCTCTACCGCGACGCCGTAGCCTTTGCGCTGTTAATCATCATCCTTATCGTTAAACCGTCGGGGCTGTTCGGCAGCAACGTGCGGGAGAAAGTGTAG
- a CDS encoding ABC transporter substrate-binding protein — MQWKKSFVAAVSLVVTASLLTACSGGGSKDTAANAPVANEFVIGGNFELSGGQATFGKAAVNGAKMVFDKVNAEGGINGKKIKFVVLDNKSEATESTNVATKLINSEKAVAILGCTTSGDTLGMVQLAMDKKIPVLSTSATNPKVTVDENTKKTNDFIFRACFIDPFQGTVMANFTLNNLKLNTAAVLTDNQAPYSKGLAQFFKESFAKGGGEIVADEGYVTGDQDFKATLTKIRGKNPDVLYVPGYYEEVGKIVKQARELGMTMPIMGGDGWDSPKLTEIAGAAALNNTFFSNHYSSEDTDPLVVDFVKRYKELYGDVPDSMAVLGYDGALIMVDALKRAGEPNAVKIKEALAATKDVQTVTGKISYDEQHNPIKAAAIIEMKDGKQTFKDKVAPK, encoded by the coding sequence GTGCAGTGGAAAAAAAGTTTTGTGGCGGCTGTGTCCCTCGTTGTTACGGCCAGCCTGCTGACCGCCTGTTCTGGCGGAGGGAGCAAAGATACAGCAGCCAATGCGCCTGTCGCCAATGAGTTTGTGATCGGCGGCAACTTCGAACTGTCCGGTGGACAAGCCACCTTTGGCAAAGCCGCTGTAAACGGCGCGAAAATGGTCTTTGACAAGGTGAACGCCGAAGGCGGCATCAACGGCAAGAAGATCAAATTCGTCGTCCTGGACAACAAGTCCGAGGCCACTGAATCGACGAACGTGGCAACCAAGTTGATCAACTCCGAAAAGGCTGTCGCCATCCTGGGCTGCACCACCTCCGGCGATACCCTCGGCATGGTCCAACTGGCCATGGACAAGAAGATCCCCGTCCTCTCCACGTCGGCCACCAACCCGAAGGTGACCGTCGATGAAAACACGAAGAAGACGAACGACTTCATCTTCCGCGCCTGTTTCATCGACCCCTTCCAGGGAACGGTCATGGCCAACTTCACCTTGAATAACCTGAAACTGAATACGGCAGCCGTGCTCACCGACAACCAAGCCCCCTATTCGAAGGGCCTGGCCCAGTTCTTCAAAGAGTCCTTCGCCAAAGGCGGCGGCGAGATCGTCGCCGATGAAGGCTACGTAACGGGCGACCAGGACTTCAAGGCGACGCTGACGAAGATCCGCGGCAAGAACCCCGATGTGCTCTACGTCCCCGGCTACTATGAAGAAGTCGGCAAGATCGTCAAGCAGGCCCGCGAACTGGGTATGACCATGCCGATCATGGGCGGCGACGGTTGGGATTCGCCGAAACTGACGGAGATTGCCGGCGCGGCGGCCCTGAACAACACCTTCTTCTCCAACCACTACTCCTCTGAAGACACGGATCCCCTGGTTGTTGACTTCGTCAAGCGTTATAAGGAACTGTACGGCGATGTGCCCGACTCCATGGCCGTGCTCGGCTATGACGGCGCCCTGATTATGGTCGACGCCCTGAAGCGCGCCGGCGAACCCAACGCCGTCAAGATCAAAGAGGCCCTGGCCGCCACCAAGGACGTCCAGACGGTCACCGGCAAGATCAGCTATGACGAACAGCACAACCCGATCAAAGCAGCCGCCATCATCGAGATGAAAGACGGCAAGCAGACCTTCAAGGACAAAGTGGCTCCGAAGTAA
- a CDS encoding ABC transporter substrate-binding protein translates to MGKSKWLKGLGVVLSLALLAGCSGQSKEAKAPGQAGDEILIGANFELSGDVATYGTSSLNSAMLYFDEVNAKGGINGKKIKIVKYDNKSDKAESLSVVTRLVTQDKVSAVIGPVTSGNTLSVVTFADDKKVPVITPTATNPDVTVDPKTGKVHDYVFRTCFLDSFQGKAAAEFALKKGAKNAVVLVSQADEYSKGLGKFFKETFTAGGGTIAGEEAFDKNDNDYLAILTKVKGKNPDVIYLPAYYEAVGKIVKQARGLGITATFVGSDGWDSPKLTEVAGKDNLNNCFFTNHYTPEDPDPAVQAFVKAYKEKYGQVPDALGALAYDGARLLVDAIERAGSAEPQKIKEALAATKDFPAVTGKFTLNENHDPVKDIVIVELKDGLQTVHSKLKAQ, encoded by the coding sequence ATGGGTAAAAGCAAATGGCTGAAAGGCCTGGGCGTCGTGCTCAGCCTGGCCTTGCTGGCCGGCTGCTCGGGGCAGTCAAAAGAGGCCAAGGCGCCAGGACAAGCGGGCGATGAGATTCTGATTGGGGCGAACTTCGAGCTTTCGGGGGACGTTGCTACATACGGGACGTCGTCTCTGAACTCCGCCATGCTCTACTTCGATGAAGTGAACGCTAAGGGCGGCATCAACGGCAAGAAGATCAAGATCGTCAAGTATGACAACAAGTCGGACAAGGCCGAGTCGCTGAGTGTCGTCACCCGCCTGGTCACCCAGGACAAGGTCTCCGCCGTCATCGGCCCCGTCACCTCCGGCAACACCCTGAGCGTAGTCACCTTCGCCGACGACAAGAAGGTGCCCGTCATCACCCCGACGGCCACCAACCCTGATGTCACCGTCGATCCGAAGACCGGCAAGGTCCACGACTACGTCTTCCGGACCTGCTTCCTCGACTCCTTCCAGGGCAAGGCGGCCGCTGAATTCGCCCTCAAAAAAGGCGCCAAGAACGCTGTCGTCCTCGTCAGCCAGGCCGATGAGTACTCCAAAGGCCTCGGCAAGTTCTTCAAAGAAACCTTCACCGCCGGCGGCGGAACCATTGCCGGCGAAGAGGCCTTTGACAAGAACGACAACGACTATCTGGCCATCCTGACCAAGGTAAAGGGCAAAAACCCCGACGTGATCTACCTGCCGGCCTACTATGAAGCTGTTGGCAAGATCGTCAAACAGGCCCGCGGCCTTGGCATCACGGCTACCTTTGTCGGCAGCGACGGCTGGGATTCGCCGAAACTGACCGAAGTGGCCGGTAAGGACAACCTGAACAACTGCTTCTTCACCAACCACTACACCCCCGAAGATCCCGATCCGGCCGTCCAGGCTTTTGTGAAGGCCTACAAGGAAAAATACGGCCAGGTTCCCGACGCCCTCGGCGCCCTTGCCTATGACGGCGCCCGCCTGCTCGTCGACGCCATCGAGCGGGCCGGCAGCGCCGAACCGCAGAAGATCAAAGAAGCCCTGGCGGCGACGAAAGACTTCCCGGCCGTCACCGGCAAGTTCACCCTCAACGAAAACCATGACCCCGTGAAAGACATCGTCATCGTCGAACTGAAAGACGGCCTCCAAACGGTCCATTCCAAGCTTAAAGCCCAGTAA
- the asnB gene encoding asparagine synthase (glutamine-hydrolyzing) yields the protein MCGIVGWVDWEADLSQQGAILDAMVETLNHRGPDASGTWISPQALIGHRRLSVVDLIGGIQPMIREVGGRRYVLTYNGELYNTPELRQELEARGHRFRTRSDTEVLLLAFIEWGEDCVQKFNGIFAFGVWDEAERRLFLARDRMGVKPLFYARRGSAILFASELKALLAHPDIRPELDAEGLAEVFAIAPARTPGHGVFKGIQEVRPGYALTIDARSLRLKPYWTLQSRPHEDDLQQTTERVRELLLDAIERQLVSDVPVCTLLSGGLDSSTLTAVAAHVYARDGLGPLDTYSIDYRDNDIYFRPSAFQPNADAPWIKRVSAHLGTVHHDVLIDTPELVDALKPALWARDLPGMVDVESSLYLFCREIKKGATVALSGECADEVFGGYPWFHRPELLNAGTFPWSRRIAERADLLAPEMRQYIQPEAYMARRYEETLAEVPRLLGEDAEEARRREMFYLNINWFMTTLLDRKDRMSMAHGLEVRVPFCDHRIVEYVWNIPWAMKTCEGREKGILRRALRGILPEDVLWRKKSPYPKTHHPAYTAAVRQWLTEILDDPASPLLPLIDVEKVRALATADAVTTDLPWFGQLMGLPQLYAYLAQVDLWLRNMQVSIR from the coding sequence ATGTGTGGTATCGTCGGATGGGTCGACTGGGAGGCCGACCTCTCCCAACAAGGAGCCATTTTGGACGCGATGGTGGAGACGCTGAACCATCGCGGCCCTGACGCCTCGGGGACATGGATCTCGCCGCAGGCGCTCATCGGCCACCGGCGGCTGAGTGTCGTCGACCTCATCGGCGGCATCCAGCCCATGATCCGGGAGGTGGGCGGGCGGCGTTACGTGCTGACCTATAACGGAGAACTGTACAACACGCCGGAACTGCGGCAGGAGTTGGAGGCGCGCGGCCACCGCTTCCGCACCCGCTCGGACACGGAGGTGCTGCTCCTCGCCTTTATCGAGTGGGGTGAGGATTGTGTTCAGAAGTTCAACGGCATTTTCGCCTTCGGCGTCTGGGACGAGGCCGAGCGACGCCTGTTCCTGGCGAGGGACCGCATGGGCGTCAAGCCCCTCTTTTACGCCCGCCGGGGCAGCGCCATCCTGTTCGCCTCGGAACTCAAAGCTCTGCTGGCTCACCCCGACATCCGGCCGGAGTTGGACGCCGAGGGGTTGGCCGAGGTCTTCGCCATTGCTCCGGCCCGCACGCCCGGCCATGGCGTCTTCAAGGGCATCCAGGAAGTGCGGCCCGGGTATGCGCTCACCATTGATGCCCGGTCATTGCGGCTAAAGCCTTACTGGACGCTGCAAAGCCGGCCCCATGAAGACGACCTGCAACAGACGACGGAGCGGGTCCGGGAACTGCTGCTCGACGCGATTGAGCGGCAACTGGTCTCCGACGTGCCCGTCTGCACCCTCTTGTCGGGCGGTCTCGATTCGAGCACCCTAACGGCTGTGGCCGCCCACGTGTACGCGCGAGACGGACTGGGCCCCTTGGACACCTACTCCATCGACTACCGGGACAACGACATCTACTTCCGGCCGAGCGCCTTCCAGCCCAACGCCGACGCCCCCTGGATTAAGCGCGTTTCCGCCCACCTCGGCACCGTTCATCACGACGTGCTCATCGATACGCCCGAACTGGTCGACGCCCTCAAGCCGGCCCTGTGGGCGCGGGACCTGCCTGGCATGGTCGATGTGGAATCGTCACTCTATCTCTTCTGCCGGGAGATCAAAAAAGGCGCCACTGTGGCCCTGTCCGGCGAATGCGCCGATGAGGTCTTCGGCGGCTACCCCTGGTTCCACCGGCCTGAACTGCTGAACGCCGGCACCTTTCCCTGGTCCCGCCGCATCGCCGAACGGGCGGACCTGCTCGCGCCGGAGATGCGCCAATATATCCAGCCCGAGGCCTACATGGCGCGGCGCTACGAGGAGACGCTGGCCGAGGTGCCGCGCCTGCTGGGAGAAGACGCGGAAGAGGCGCGCCGGCGCGAGATGTTTTACCTCAACATCAACTGGTTTATGACCACCCTGCTGGACCGCAAAGACCGCATGAGCATGGCCCATGGCTTGGAGGTGCGCGTTCCCTTCTGCGATCATCGCATCGTCGAGTATGTCTGGAACATCCCCTGGGCGATGAAAACCTGCGAAGGGCGGGAGAAGGGTATCCTGCGCCGCGCCTTGCGGGGCATCCTGCCGGAAGATGTGCTCTGGCGCAAAAAGAGCCCCTACCCGAAAACTCACCACCCCGCCTACACGGCCGCCGTCCGCCAGTGGTTGACAGAGATCCTCGATGACCCCGCCTCGCCCCTTTTGCCGCTCATCGACGTCGAAAAGGTGCGCGCCTTGGCGACGGCTGACGCGGTGACGACCGACCTGCCCTGGTTCGGCCAACTGATGGGGCTGCCCCAACTCTATGCCTACCTGGCCCAGGTCGACCTCTGGCTGCGCAATATGCAGGTCAGCATCCGGTAA